The window CGGAGAAACTCCTCAACTTCATCATCGCCGAGGTCATCCGCCATCACGAGCGCATCGCGGACGACGCCAACACCCGGGAATGAGCACGCACCACCCCCCGTACGTCCCGCATCTCAGGCCGTAGTGCGCCCCGCCCCCTCGGCGCGCGCACCGAAATGAGGCATCCTGCGCTGAGCACTCCTTGTCAGTCCACGAGTACTCCCAGTCAGTCGGTTCGGACATAAGCTGATGGTCCTAGCGAGGGGACGTCGCTCCATGCCGCCGGATGCCAAGATCCTCATAGTCGACGACCATGAGGAAACGCTCTACGCACTGGAAAGCGCCCTGGCCCCGCTCGGCTACCAGCTGACACGGGCGACCAGCGGCGACGGCGCGCTCAAGGAAGTCCTGCGCGGCCAGGTCGGCCTGCTCCTCCTCGACGTCCGCATGCCCGGCGTCAGCGGCCTCGACGTCGTCCGCTACATGCGGGGCGTGGAGCAGACCCAGCTCATCCCGATCATCCTCGTCACCGGCTTCGGCCAGGACGCCGAACTCACCTCCGCGGCCTTCCGGCTCGGCGTCGCCGACCTCGTCATGAAACCCGTCGACCCCTGGACCCTGCGCACCAAAGTCCGCTACCTGTACGACTCCCACCAGCGCTACCGGTCCCTGGAACGAGAAGCCCGCGAACTACGCGCCCTGGTGAAGGGCCAGGAACCCGCCACCCGCTACGACCCCCGCATCACCGCCCAGCGGCCCGCCCCCCGCCAACAGGAACAGGGCCGCACCGCCTAAGGGCCCCGGAACAGGCGCGCGACCGCGGAACGACGGGCGCGCGGCACCACCGGGCGTGACGCCGACAGACCGGGCCGCCCCTGTGCCGGACCCCGCCCATCAGGCAGCATGGCACCCATGTCCGTACTGACGCGCGACGAAGCGCAGACCCGTGCCAAGCTCCTCGACGTCCACCGCTACCGGATCGAGCTCGACCTCACGCGCGGCGACGAGACCTTCGACTCCCGCACCGCCATCATCTTCACGGCCCGCGCGGACGGGGACACCTTCGTCGAGCTCAAGCCCGCCGAACTGCGCTCCGCCACCCTCGACGGACACCACCTCGACCTGGACACCCTGGACGGGAACCGGCTGCCGCTGGACAACCTCACCGCCGGCGAACACGAACTGCGCATCGACACCGTCATGCGCTACTCCCGCACCGGCGAGGGCATGCACCGCTTCACCGACCCCACCGACGGTGAGACATACCTCTACACCCAGCTGTTCATGGACGACGTCCAGCGCGTCTTCGCCGCCTTCGACCAGCCCGACCTGAAGTCCGTCTTCGAACTCTCCGTGACGGCCCCCGACAAGTGGACCGTCCTCGCCAACAGCGTCACCACCCGCACCGGCGACGGAGTGTGGCAGGCCGCACCCACCCCGCCGATCTCCACCTACCTCGTCGCGGTCGCCGCCGGACCCTGGCACTCCGTACGCACCGAACACCGCGGCCTGCCCTTCGGCATCCACTGCCGCCGCTCCATGGCCCCCCACCTCGACACCGACGCCGACGAGATCCTCGACATCACCCGCGCCTGCTTCGACCGCTACCACGAGAAGTTCGAGGAGCCCTACCCCTTCGACTCCTACGACCAGGCGTTCGTGCCCGAGTTCAACGCCGGCGCCATGGAGAACCCCGGACTCGTCACCTTCCGCGACGAGTTCGTCTACCGCTCCGCCGTCACCGACACCGAACGCCAGACCCGCGCCATGGTCATCGCCCACGAGATGGCCCACATGTGGTTCGGCGACCTCGTCACCCTGCGCTGGTGGGACGACATCTGGCTGAACGAGTCCTTCGCCGAGTACATGGGCTACCAGACCCTCACCGAAGCGACCCGCTTCACCGACACCTGGACCGACTTCGGCATCGTCCGCAAGTCCTGGGGCTACGACGCCGACCAGCGGCCCTCCACCCACCCCGTCGCACCCGACCCCGACGCCGTCCCCGACACCGCCTCCGCACTGCTCAACTTCGACGGCATCTCCTACGCCAAGGGCGCCTCCGCACTGCGCCAACTCGTCGCCTGGCTCGGCGAGAAGGACTTCCTCGCCGGCATCAACACCCACTTCGCCCGCCACCGGTTCGGCAACGCCACCCTCGCCGACTTCATCGAATCCCTCGCCGCGGCCACCGAACGCGACGTCCACGCCTGGGCCGCCTCCTGGCTGCGTACCACCGGCGTCGACACCCTCACCGCGTCCGTCACCGCCGAACCGGGGGAGTGGACCCTCACCGTCGAGCGCGAAGGCAGCCGCCCGCACCGCGTCAACGTCGGCGTCTACGACCGAGACCTCAACGACGACCGCGCGCTCGTCCTGCGCGAGCGGTACGAGACGGACATCCCGCAGAGCGCGTCCGCCGACTCCCGCCCCGGCACCCGCCCCG of the Streptomyces aurantiacus genome contains:
- a CDS encoding response regulator; protein product: MPPDAKILIVDDHEETLYALESALAPLGYQLTRATSGDGALKEVLRGQVGLLLLDVRMPGVSGLDVVRYMRGVEQTQLIPIILVTGFGQDAELTSAAFRLGVADLVMKPVDPWTLRTKVRYLYDSHQRYRSLEREARELRALVKGQEPATRYDPRITAQRPAPRQQEQGRTA
- the pepN gene encoding aminopeptidase N, whose translation is MAPMSVLTRDEAQTRAKLLDVHRYRIELDLTRGDETFDSRTAIIFTARADGDTFVELKPAELRSATLDGHHLDLDTLDGNRLPLDNLTAGEHELRIDTVMRYSRTGEGMHRFTDPTDGETYLYTQLFMDDVQRVFAAFDQPDLKSVFELSVTAPDKWTVLANSVTTRTGDGVWQAAPTPPISTYLVAVAAGPWHSVRTEHRGLPFGIHCRRSMAPHLDTDADEILDITRACFDRYHEKFEEPYPFDSYDQAFVPEFNAGAMENPGLVTFRDEFVYRSAVTDTERQTRAMVIAHEMAHMWFGDLVTLRWWDDIWLNESFAEYMGYQTLTEATRFTDTWTDFGIVRKSWGYDADQRPSTHPVAPDPDAVPDTASALLNFDGISYAKGASALRQLVAWLGEKDFLAGINTHFARHRFGNATLADFIESLAAATERDVHAWAASWLRTTGVDTLTASVTAEPGEWTLTVEREGSRPHRVNVGVYDRDLNDDRALVLRERYETDIPQSASADSRPGTRPALVVPNDLDLSYAKIRLDDVSEETALRGISGVPDALTRAVLWNTLRDMVRDGDLDPASYLETARAHLPEETDLAVVQGVLTFAATQVADRFLPAHDRPTALATLASLCRDLIRRTEDGDHPGLRLIAVRHLIDVAAQPDTISAWISEGTVPGGPELDPELRWRILGRLSVLGAIDDAVIEAELVQDPSASGQEGAARCRAALPDPQAKRAAWEAMFTTDDLSNYLFTATARGFWQPEQADLVREFVPRYFEDAVALAARRGPAIAEAAGRWAFPAYAVTPETLRLGEQCLKKADPTPALRRKLTDQLDDLARALRVREA